Genomic DNA from Clostridium sp. BJN0013:
TTTAAGAGCAAAAAAGAGCATGGCAAACAAACCATAAAAAAATACGAACTATGGCAAATTTTTACTAAAACTAAATTGGAAATAATTTATCCAATTTGGACCATAATTAATTTGTCTAAGTGGTTAAGAAACTGATCTTGAAAAATTAGTAACATACATTTGGTTGTGCAGTTTTGGTTCACGAATTTCATAAGGCTTTTGATCTCTAAGAACTGCAAATATGTACTTTACAAGTTTGTGCATAATTGCACAAAGAGCAACTTTCTTCTTCTTACCATTTAAGTTTTTATTGCGATACTGGTAAAGAACACTGTTAATTGGTTTACCAGTTTTGGATTTTCTTATTGATGCAAGAGCAGCAGCATAAAGTGCTCTTCTACCAAAGCGTGTACCACGCTTGGACATTTTATTTTGGTCACTATTAAATTTCCCGGATTGACTAACTGAAGGGTCAATTCCAAAGAAAGCAACCATTTCTTTTGGATGCTTGAACCTTGTAGGATCGCCTATTTCACTCATTATGGTTACAGCTGTAATAAAGCCTATACCTTTGAAAGAAAGAAGCAATGCTATGTTGTTCTTAAATGAAGCAGGTGTTGAGTCATTTTTAACTGCTGATTCTATTTCATTTACTAGAGTTTCAATTTGTTCATTAATGATGTTTAAAAGCTTTATATTTATGCCTATAGTTACTTTAAAGGAATTATTGGTTATTCCTATTTGTACAGCACTTAGTGCAGCGTTTAAAAGTTTGTTATATGTGTTTGTACACCAGTCAATTGATTTACAAGAATTTTCCTTTAGTAAAGCAATTAAATCATCTTTTGGTGCATCAACAATTGCTTTAGGGGATGAAAATTTACTTAAAACTGCT
This window encodes:
- a CDS encoding IS110 family transposase, which produces MSKFFNLPVVGIDVSADYSMVAILAPDGAVYRKAFKIMHTSDGFSYLLKEMRKVEKEFSMKPSLFMESTGVYHLTLFHFLKNNELETFVINPLITNSNKNLGIRKVKNDKMDALTIANIAKFQNIKMSDYLDIPIFAVRSLCRDYYSLIDNRSQFKKKLSSDLRTFFPGYHNVFSDVAGVTSLAVLSKFSSPKAIVDAPKDDLIALLKENSCKSIDWCTNTYNKLLNAALSAVQIGITNNSFKVTIGINIKLLNIINEQIETLVNEIESAVKNDSTPASFKNNIALLLSFKGIGFITAVTIMSEIGDPTRFKHPKEMVAFFGIDPSVSQSGKFNSDQNKMSKRGTRFGRRALYAAALASIRKSKTGKPINSVLYQYRNKNLNGKKKKVALCAIMHKLVKYIFAVLRDQKPYEIREPKLHNQMYVTNFSRSVS